In a single window of the Zea mays cultivar B73 chromosome 5, Zm-B73-REFERENCE-NAM-5.0, whole genome shotgun sequence genome:
- the LOC100281286 gene encoding peroxidase 45 precursor, translated as MASLGLVLLVAVVVSAALMPPSAVAQQLTPDYYASTCPNLEAIVRRSVQQSMVQSQIAAPAALRLFFHDCAVMGCDASIMIVNSNGDDEWRNTANQSLKPEGFQAILSAKAAVDSNQQCQYKVSCADIMALVAREAVFLSGGPYYQVELGRFDGRVSTRDSVRLPSVNFTLDQLNAFFSGLGFSQNEMVALLGAHTLGAADCPFFQYRIGDPSMDPSLASQLRGTCGSNPSGGFAFFDPSPVRFDNAFYRNLQGGRGLLGTDQVLYSDQRSRSAVDSYASNQGAFFTDFVAAITKLGRIGAKTAATGEIRRVCNFPN; from the exons ATGGCGAGCCTTGGGCTGGTCCTGCTTGTCGCCGTCGTCGTGTCCGCGGCGCTCATGCCACCGTCCGCCGTCGCGCAGCAGCTGACGCCGGACTACTACGCCAGCACCTGCCCCAACCTCGAGGCCATCGTCCGGCGCTCCGTCCAGCAGTCCATGGTGCAGTCCCAGATCGCCGCGCCCGCCGCGCTCAGGCTCTTCTTCCACGACTGCGCCGTCATG GGCTGCGACGCGTCGATCATGATCGTCAACTCGAACGGCGACGACGAGTGGCGGAACACCGCCAACCAGTCGCTCAAGCCGGAAGGGTTCCAGGCCATTCTCAGCGCCAAGGCCGCCGTGGACAGCAACCAGCAGTGCCAGTACAAGGTGTCGTGCGCGGACATCATGGCCCTCGTCGCCAGAGAAGCCGTCTTCCTG AGTGGCGGGCCGTACTACCAGGTGGAGCTCGGCCGGTTCGACGGCAGGGTGTCGACTAGGGACAGCGTCCGGCTGCCGAGTGTCAACTTCACCCTGGACCAGCTCAACGCCTTCTTCTCCGGCCTCGGCTTCTCCCAGAACGAAATGGTCGCCCTCTTAG GCGCGCACACCCTCGGCGCGGCGGACTGCCCTTTCTTCCAGTACAGGATCGGCGACCCGAGCATGGACCCGAGCCTCGCGTCCCAGCTGCGCGGCACCTGCGGCTCCAACCCCAGCGGTGGCTTCGCGTTCTTCGACCCCTCGCCGGTGAGGTTCGACAACGCCTTCTACCGGAACCTGCAAGGAGGCAGGGGGCTCCTGGGCACCGACCAGGTGCTGTACAGCGATCAGAGATCACGCAGCGCGGTCGACTCCTACGCGTCCAACCAGGGCGCCTTCTTCACCGACTTCGTGGCGGCGATCACCAAGCTCGGGAGGATCGGGGCCAAGACGGCGGCTACTGGTGAGATACGCCGCGTCTGCAACTTCCCAAACTAG